A single genomic interval of Lucilia cuprina isolate Lc7/37 chromosome 2, ASM2204524v1, whole genome shotgun sequence harbors:
- the LOC111679664 gene encoding profilin: protein MSWQDYVDNQLMASQCVTKACIAGHDGNVWASSKGFEVTKEELSKLISGFDNQDLLTSNGVTLAGQRYIYLSGTDRVVRAKFGRSGVHCMKTTQAVIVSIYEDPVQPQQAASVVEKLGDYLITCGY, encoded by the exons atgagCTGGCAAGATTATGTTGATAACCAATTGATGGCCTCGCAATGCGTTACCAAAGCCTGTATCGCTGGTCATGATGGCAACGTTTGGGCTTCTTCCAAGGGCTTTGAG GTTACAAAAGAAGAATTGTCAAAATTGATCTCTGGATTTGATAATCAAGATCTTCTTACCAGCAATGGCGTAACATTGGCCGGCCAAAGATATATCTATTTGTCCGGTACAGACCGCGTTGTCCGCGCCAAATTCGGACGTAGCGGTGTACATTGCATGAAAACCACACAAG CCGTGATTGTTTCCATTTACGAAGATCCCGTTCAGCCACAACAGGCCGCATCCGTCGTAGAGAAACTTGGAGATTATCTTATCACTTGCGGGTACTAG
- the LOC111679663 gene encoding RNA polymerase II transcriptional coactivator — MPKTKKDVSTSDSDSGPEDRHPPAKKSKETSDKNSKSSKDDGADTTYWVLEKQRQVRINEFKGRKYVDIREFYEKNGESLPGKKGISLTLQQWKKLLEVADEVTRAVERD; from the exons atgcctaaaactaaaaaagatgTTTCTACCAGCGATAGTGACTCTGGACCAGAAGAT AGACATCCTCCGGCCAAGAAATCTAAAGAGACTTCGgacaaaaattccaaaagtagtAAGGATGACGGTGCCGATACAACTTATTGGGTTTTGGAGAAACAGCGCCAGGTGCGAATTAATGAGTTTAAAGGACGCAAATATGTAGACATACGCGAGTTTTATGAGAAAAATGGCGAAAGTCTGCCGGGCAAAAAGGGTATTTCATTAACGTTGCAACAATGGAAGAAATTGCTCGAAGTGGCCGACGAAGTAACTCGAGCCGTAGAGCGcgattaa
- the LOC111679662 gene encoding transmembrane protein 222, whose protein sequence is MTQSIPSPTQSPGTYIEMENSQDELPVIDFKADRFPFCIVWTPIPMLTWFFPFIGHMGICMSNGVIRDFAGPYFVSEDNMGFGRPTRYLRLNPKYVDGSALMWDENVSKASVLYGTRMHNLFCDNCHSHVATALCGMRYKNRTGWNMIILAFWMFVCGRYVGFAGFIKTWLPFLIVLTVCILLGVYF, encoded by the coding sequence ATGACACAGAGCATCCCATCACCAACCCAATCACCAGGAACTTATATTGAAATGGAAAACTCGCAAGACGAATTGCCTGTTATAGACTTCAAAGCGGATCGTTTTCCTTTTTGTATTGTTTGGACTCCCATACCTATGCTGACATGGTTCTTCCCATTTATTGGCCATATGGGGATTTGTATGTCAAATGGAGTGATACGAGATTTTGCTGGTCCTTATTTCGTTTCCGAAGATAATATGGGCTTTGGTCGACCAACACGTTACTTGCGTCTAAATCCCAAATATGTGGACGGCAGTGCTCTTATGTGGGACGAAAATGTTTCAAAGGCTTCAGTGCTCTACGGCACTCGCATGCACAATCTATTCTGTGATAACTGTCATTCTCATGTGGCAACAGCACTATGTGGTATGCGCTACAAAAATCGCACAGGCTGGAATATGATAATTTTAGCATTCTGGATGTTCGTTTGTGGACGCTACGTAGGCTTTGCAGGTTTTATTAAAACATGGCTGCCCTTTCTAATCGTTTTAACTGTATGCATTCTATTGGGAGTATATTTTTGA
- the LOC111679661 gene encoding eukaryotic initiation factor 4A isoform X1: protein MDDRSDVHEGPAGMEPEGVIESTWHEVYDNFDDMNLREELLRGIYGYGFEKPSAIQQRAIIPCVRGRDVIAQAQSGTGKTATFSIAILQQIDTSIRDCQALILAPTRELATQIQRVVMALGEYMKVHSHACIGGTNVREDARNLEAGCHVVVGTPGRVFDMINRKVLRTSNIKLFVLDEADEMLSRGFKDQIQDVFKMLPTDVQVILLSATMPPDVLEVSRCFMRDPVSILVKKEELTLEGIKQFYINVKQENWKLGTLCDLYDTLSITQSVIFCNTRRKVDQLTEEMTNHNFTVSAMHGDMEQRDRELIMKQFRSGSSRVLITTDLLARGIDVQQVSLVINYDLPSNRENYIHRIGRGGRFGRKGVAINFITEEDRRILKDIEQFYHTTIEEMPANIADLI, encoded by the exons at GGATGATCGAAGTGATGTACATGAAGGACCCGCCGGTATGGAACCCGAAGGTGTTATTGAATCAACCTGGCACGAAGTTTACGATAACTTCGATGACATGAATTTGCGCGAGGAACTTTTGCGTGGCATTTATGGTTATGGTTTCGAGAAACCTTCAGCTATCCAGCAACGCGCTATCATTCCTTGTGTGAGAGGCAGAGACGTCATTGCTCAAGCTCAGTCCG GTACTGGTAAAACTGCAACCTTCTCGATTGCCATTCTTCAACAAATCGATACGTCCATTCGTGACTGTCAAGCCTTGATTTTGGCACCAACTCGTGAGTTGGCTACTCAAATTCAACGTGTTGTCATGGCACTTGGCGAGTATATGAAAGTTCATTCCCACGCCTGCATTGGCGGAACAAATGTCCGTGAGGATGCCCGCAACTTGGAAGCTGGTTGTCACGTCGTTGTCGGCACACCCGGTCGTGTGTTCGATATGATCAACCGTAAGGTTCTTCGCACGAGTAACATTAAATTGTTCGTTTTGGACGAAGCCGATGAAATGTTGTCTCGTGGTTTCAAGGACCAGATCCAAGATGTTTTCAAGATGCTTCCTACCGATGTTCAGGTCATTCTTCTCTCGGCCACCATGCCACCAGATGTATTGGAAGTGAGTCGTTGTTTCATGCGTGACCCCGTTAGCATTTTAGTTAAGAAGGAAGAACTTACCTTGGAAGGTATTAAGCAATTCTACATCAATGTCAAACAAGAGAACTGGAAACTTGGTACCTTGTGTGATTTGTATGACACATTATCCATTACTCAGTCAGTAATCTTCTGCAACACCAGACGTAAG GTCGACCAGTTGACTGAAGAGATGACCAACCACAACTTCACCGTTTCAGCTATGCACGGTGATATGGAACAACGTGATCGTGAATTGATCATGAAACAATTCCGTTCCGGCTCTTCTCGTGTTCTTATTACAACCGATTTACTGGCCCGTGGTATTGATGTCCAGCAAGTGTCATTGGTTATCAATTATGACTTGCCTTCAAATAGAGAAAATTACATTCATAG aaTTGGTCGTGGTGGTCGTTTCGGTCGTAAGGGTGTTGCTATCAACTTTATTACTGAAGAGGATCGTAGAATCCTTAAGGATATTGAACAATTCTATCACACTACTATTGAGGAAATGCCCGCTAATATTGctgatttaatttaa
- the LOC111679645 gene encoding sphingolipid delta(4)-desaturase DES1 isoform X1, whose translation MGQKVSRTDFEWVYTEEPHASRRKIILEKYPQIKKLFGYDPNFKWVAGAMVLTQILALFIVKDFSWPLLILAAYCFGGILNHSLMLAVHEISHNLAFGHSRPMHNRILGFICNLPIGLPMSISFRKYHLEHHRYQGDEVIDTDIPTLLEAKLFDSTFGKFLWVCLQPFFYIFRPLIINPKPPTRLEIINTIIQLTFNAMVVYFFGWKAMAYLVLGSILAMGLHPVAGHFISEHYMFAKGFETYSYYGPLNWITFNVGYHNEHHDFPAVPGSRLPEVKKIASEFYDTMPQHTSWVRVLYDFIMDPAVGPYARVKRHQKGLKT comes from the exons ATGGGTCAGAAGGTATCAAGAACTGACTTTGAATGGGTATACACGGAGGAACCGCATGCCTCACGCCGCAAAATTATATTGGAAAAATATCCACAAATCAAAAAGCTTTTCGGCTATGATCCGAATTTTAAGTGGGTTGCCGGAGCAATGGTGCTCACACAAATATTGGCTTTATTTATTGTCAAAGATTTCTCATGGCCATTGCTGATATTGGCCGCATACTGTTTTGGTGGCATCCTCAATCATTCGCTGATGTTGGCTGTTCATGAGATATCGCATAATTTGGCATTTGGTCACAGCCGACCGATGCACAATCGTATATTAGGTTTTATATGCAATTTACCGATTGGTTTGCCCATGTCAATATCATTTCGAAAATATCATTTGGAACATCATAG atacCAAGGCGATGAAGTAATTGATACTGATATACCCACATTACTAGAGGCTAAATTGTTCGATTCAACATTTGGTAAATTCCTTTGGGTATGTCTGCAgccttttttctatatattccgTCCTCTAATTATAAATCCCAAGCCACCAACACGTTTGGAAATTATTAACACCATCATACAATTAACATTTAATGCGATGGTTGTTTACTTTTTCGGCTGGAAAGCAATGGCCTATCTTGTATTGGGCTCCATTTTAGCAATGGGATTACATCCAGTGGCTGGTCATTTCATATCGGAACACTATATGTTTGCCAAGGGTTTTGAGACCTATTCCTATTACGGTCCTCTTAACTGGATAACCTTTAATGTAGGCTATCACAATGAACATCATGACTTTCCTGCTGTACCGGGATCCCGCTTGccagaagttaaaaaaatagctTCTGAGTTCTATGACACAATGCCTCAACACACCAGCTGGGTGCGTGTATTGTACGACTTTATTATGGACCCTGCCGTCGGTCCCTATGCCCGTGTCAAACGTCATCAAAAGGGTCTAAAAACATAA
- the LOC111679645 gene encoding sphingolipid delta(4)-desaturase DES1 isoform X2: MVVYFFGWKAMAYLVLGSILAMGLHPVAGHFISEHYMFAKGFETYSYYGPLNWITFNVGYHNEHHDFPAVPGSRLPEVKKIASEFYDTMPQHTSWVRVLYDFIMDPAVGPYARVKRHQKGLKT, translated from the coding sequence ATGGTTGTTTACTTTTTCGGCTGGAAAGCAATGGCCTATCTTGTATTGGGCTCCATTTTAGCAATGGGATTACATCCAGTGGCTGGTCATTTCATATCGGAACACTATATGTTTGCCAAGGGTTTTGAGACCTATTCCTATTACGGTCCTCTTAACTGGATAACCTTTAATGTAGGCTATCACAATGAACATCATGACTTTCCTGCTGTACCGGGATCCCGCTTGccagaagttaaaaaaatagctTCTGAGTTCTATGACACAATGCCTCAACACACCAGCTGGGTGCGTGTATTGTACGACTTTATTATGGACCCTGCCGTCGGTCCCTATGCCCGTGTCAAACGTCATCAAAAGGGTCTAAAAACATAA
- the LOC111679646 gene encoding cyclin-dependent kinases regulatory subunit → MSKDIYYSDKYYDEKYEYRHVVLPKELVKLVPKTHLMSEAEWRSIGVQQSRGWIHYMIHKPEPHILLFRRPIQQ, encoded by the exons ATGAGTAAAGATATATATTATTCCGATAAATACTAtgatgaaaaatatgaatacag acATGTGGTGCTTCCTAAGGAGCTGGTGAAATTGGTACCCAAAACACATCTCATGTCTGAGGCAGAATGGCGTTCAATTGGTGTTCAACAGTCACGCGGCTGGATTCATTATATGATACATAAACCAGAGCCTCATATTTTACTATTTCGGCGACCCATACAACAGTAA